A window from Streptomyces sp. NBC_00271 encodes these proteins:
- a CDS encoding MarR family winged helix-turn-helix transcriptional regulator: protein MGDTPGLTAPTTEPTLDEQIAAYQREFRDLDPQVEKIVAALGRLNRRMNVAYGRQTATLGISNAEWEVLKALVLAGEPYRMGPSELAKRLGLTPAAMTHRIDRMVAEGLVTRERDESNRVRVIVELTDEGREKWLEAMRLATVFEEDLLQDLSADERGVLGEVLTRLLRRVEHAQPDAGGRLSDLD, encoded by the coding sequence ATGGGCGACACCCCCGGCCTCACTGCGCCGACAACCGAGCCGACACTCGACGAACAGATCGCCGCCTACCAGCGCGAGTTCCGGGACCTCGACCCCCAGGTCGAGAAGATCGTGGCGGCCCTCGGCCGCCTCAACCGCCGGATGAACGTCGCCTACGGCCGCCAGACCGCCACCCTCGGCATCAGCAACGCCGAGTGGGAGGTGCTCAAGGCCCTCGTCCTGGCCGGCGAGCCGTACCGGATGGGCCCCAGTGAGCTCGCCAAGCGGCTGGGCCTGACCCCGGCCGCGATGACCCACCGGATCGACCGGATGGTCGCGGAGGGTCTGGTCACCCGGGAGCGCGACGAGTCGAACCGTGTCCGCGTGATCGTGGAGCTCACGGACGAGGGGCGCGAGAAGTGGCTGGAGGCCATGCGTCTCGCCACGGTCTTCGAGGAGGACCTCCTCCAGGACCTGTCCGCCGACGAGCGCGGTGTACTCGGCGAGGTTCTGACGCGCCTCCTACGACGCGTGGAGCACGCCCAGCCGGACGCGGGCGGCCGGCTCAGCGACCTCGATTAA
- a CDS encoding MFS transporter yields MGAAMRRIHVGNALGAFGLGFTVPFLYVYVAQVRGLGSMTAGLVLAVFAVAALVVLPFAGRAIVLRGPLPVLLTALVTAAIGALSLGLASNATAVLLSAAALGAGQAVMQPALATMIVDCSTADTRSRAFATQFFLQNLGLGVGGLIGGHIVDTTRASSFTLLFAIEAAMFLVLVVIMATVRVPHAPRIEGDAPQAEGGSWKQLLGNRAMVQLSVLGFVLFFACYGQFESGLSAYGVEAAGISTSALGTAMAANTAMIVVAQFAVLKFVERRKRSRVIAAVGLIWAVAWLAAGYAGLGHGSQTMATAAFVSTYALFGLGEAMLSPTVAPLVADLAPTGLAGQYNSAFALVKQLALAVGPAVGGPMGASLHGPYVVTFLLFSLGITFLALRLGRQLSPVQNQPWLATSRVVAQGGAAPAEPVRASA; encoded by the coding sequence ATGGGCGCAGCGATGCGCCGGATCCACGTGGGCAACGCACTCGGAGCGTTCGGGCTCGGCTTTACCGTCCCCTTTCTCTACGTCTATGTGGCGCAGGTACGGGGACTCGGCTCCATGACGGCGGGCCTCGTACTCGCCGTCTTCGCCGTGGCCGCTCTCGTGGTGCTGCCGTTCGCCGGACGGGCCATCGTCCTGCGCGGCCCGCTGCCGGTCCTGCTCACCGCCCTGGTCACCGCCGCCATCGGGGCACTGAGCCTGGGGCTCGCGAGCAACGCCACGGCCGTACTGCTGTCGGCGGCGGCGCTCGGTGCGGGACAAGCGGTCATGCAGCCGGCGCTGGCGACGATGATCGTGGACTGCTCGACGGCGGACACCCGGTCGCGCGCCTTCGCGACTCAGTTCTTCCTGCAGAACCTCGGGCTCGGCGTGGGTGGCCTGATCGGCGGCCACATCGTCGACACGACCCGCGCGAGTTCGTTCACGCTGCTGTTCGCGATCGAGGCGGCGATGTTCCTGGTGCTGGTCGTGATCATGGCGACCGTACGGGTGCCGCACGCGCCGCGGATCGAGGGGGACGCGCCGCAGGCCGAGGGCGGCAGCTGGAAGCAACTGCTGGGCAACCGGGCCATGGTGCAGCTGTCCGTGCTGGGCTTCGTGCTGTTCTTCGCCTGCTACGGGCAGTTCGAGTCGGGGCTGTCCGCGTACGGCGTCGAGGCGGCGGGGATCTCGACCTCCGCGCTCGGTACGGCGATGGCGGCGAACACGGCGATGATCGTGGTGGCGCAGTTCGCGGTGCTGAAGTTCGTCGAGCGCCGGAAGCGGTCGCGGGTGATCGCGGCGGTGGGCCTCATCTGGGCCGTGGCGTGGCTGGCCGCCGGATACGCGGGGCTGGGACACGGCAGCCAGACGATGGCGACGGCGGCGTTCGTCTCGACGTACGCGCTGTTCGGACTCGGCGAGGCGATGCTGTCGCCGACGGTCGCGCCGCTGGTCGCGGATCTCGCGCCGACGGGACTGGCCGGCCAGTACAACTCCGCCTTCGCCCTGGTGAAGCAGCTCGCGCTGGCGGTCGGTCCGGCGGTGGGCGGTCCGATGGGGGCCTCGCTGCACGGTCCGTACGTCGTGACGTTTCTGCTCTTCTCGCTCGGCATCACGTTCCTGGCGCTGCGGCTCGGGCGGCAGCTCAGCCCCGTACAGAACCAGCCGTGGCTGGCGACGAGCCGGGTGGTGGCTCAGGGCGGGGCGGCACCCGCGGAGCCGGTGCGGGCGAGCGCCTGA
- a CDS encoding ATP-binding SpoIIE family protein phosphatase: MNFTRWSARLPGTQRRTAARTEHTASPDRRGEGSVPAARGEQLTDDAPPVPAVDDLPVREVLDRVPALVALVHGHDHRVAYVNDAYVAAFGARPVGEPAREALPELAEIGLLPLLDQVLRSAKPRTVKSRKAPGGRSYTFTCTPVDATPDGQDGGVLVFATDVTDHAEAAERLRASERRQRETAVTLQRSLLPQELEEPDDLRVAATYQPGGTEAAVGGDWYDVITLGGGRTALVIGDVMGRGVRAAAVMGQLRTAVRAYARLDLPPHEVLQLLDGLATEIDANQIATCAYAVHDPNEGRLVYASAGHLPILVRDENGTVIRADEPTGPPLGTGGWMHSSGSVPLGPGSTAVLYTDGLVERRNEDLDEGIASLERALAGATGTPQVVCDRLVRSAGVTADHDDDVAVLVLQHPARTGPDGELFRNAALELLGGVEAAPRARAFASGVLTSWRFPSDLHDLGVLATSELVANSLQHGTPPMRLRLRRTDRRLIIEVTDGDDHLPRRRRAEPADEAGRGIAIVATIASGWGSRRTPGGGKAVWCEFALPRAAG, translated from the coding sequence GTGAACTTCACCCGCTGGAGCGCCCGGCTCCCCGGAACGCAGCGCCGCACCGCGGCGCGGACCGAACACACGGCCTCCCCGGACCGTCGAGGCGAGGGCTCCGTGCCTGCGGCCCGCGGCGAGCAGCTGACCGACGACGCGCCGCCCGTCCCCGCAGTCGACGACCTGCCCGTGCGCGAGGTCCTCGACCGCGTCCCGGCCCTCGTCGCCCTCGTGCACGGCCACGACCACCGCGTGGCCTACGTCAACGACGCCTATGTGGCGGCCTTCGGCGCCCGACCCGTCGGCGAACCCGCACGCGAGGCGCTGCCCGAGCTCGCGGAGATCGGCCTGCTCCCGCTCCTCGACCAGGTGCTGCGCAGCGCCAAGCCGCGCACGGTCAAGTCCCGCAAAGCGCCCGGCGGCCGCTCGTACACCTTCACCTGCACGCCCGTCGACGCCACCCCGGACGGCCAGGACGGCGGCGTACTCGTCTTCGCCACCGACGTCACCGACCACGCCGAGGCCGCCGAGCGACTGCGCGCCAGCGAGCGCCGCCAGCGCGAGACCGCCGTCACCCTCCAGCGCTCCCTGCTCCCCCAGGAGCTGGAAGAACCCGACGACCTGCGCGTCGCCGCCACCTACCAGCCCGGCGGCACCGAGGCCGCGGTCGGCGGCGACTGGTACGACGTGATCACCCTCGGCGGCGGCCGCACCGCGCTCGTCATCGGCGACGTGATGGGCCGCGGAGTGCGGGCCGCGGCCGTCATGGGGCAACTGCGCACCGCCGTACGCGCGTACGCCCGCCTCGACCTGCCCCCGCACGAGGTCCTGCAACTCCTCGACGGACTCGCCACGGAGATCGACGCCAACCAGATCGCCACCTGCGCGTACGCCGTCCACGACCCCAACGAGGGGCGGCTCGTGTACGCCTCTGCGGGCCACCTCCCGATCCTCGTCCGCGACGAGAACGGCACCGTGATCCGCGCCGACGAACCCACCGGACCACCGCTCGGCACCGGCGGCTGGATGCACTCCTCGGGCTCGGTCCCGCTGGGCCCCGGCTCCACGGCCGTCCTCTACACCGACGGCCTGGTCGAGCGCCGCAACGAGGACCTCGACGAGGGGATCGCGTCCCTGGAGCGCGCCCTCGCGGGGGCGACGGGCACGCCCCAGGTCGTCTGCGACCGCCTTGTCCGCTCCGCGGGCGTCACCGCCGACCACGACGACGACGTGGCCGTCCTCGTCCTCCAGCACCCCGCCCGTACGGGCCCCGACGGAGAGCTCTTCCGCAACGCGGCCCTGGAGCTGCTGGGCGGGGTGGAAGCGGCTCCCCGCGCGCGTGCCTTCGCCTCCGGCGTGCTGACGAGCTGGCGTTTCCCGTCCGACCTCCATGATCTCGGCGTCCTCGCCACCAGCGAGCTGGTCGCCAACTCCCTCCAGCACGGCACCCCGCCGATGCGCCTTCGGCTGCGCCGTACCGACCGCCGCCTCATCATCGAGGTCACCGACGGCGACGACCATCTGCCGCGTCGGCGTCGCGCCGAGCCCGCCGACGAGGCCGGCCGTGGTATCGCGATCGTCGCGACGATCGCTTCCGGTTGGGGGTCGCGGCGTACGCCCGGCGGAGGAAAGGCGGTCTGGTGCGAGTTCGCCCTACCCCGCGCCGCCGGCTGA